Proteins encoded by one window of Rouxiella chamberiensis:
- a CDS encoding MFS transporter — protein MTQINQEKIATLSESRGSENSVPDQIENSENNNFLSADAFLLTATGIAAIAGFLYGYDTGIISGALLQITHDFSLTSHAQEIVTSAILVGAVIGALCCGKLSSAIGRRYTVMTVAGIFAVGVIGSGLSTSAVWLGVARVVLGFAVGGASQIVPVYIAELAPPAKRGRLVTFFNISIGIGILTAGLVGALMQDIWSWRVMFSVAAIPAIILLVRDAADAGKPTLAGRPKANQRGAYRVEHGA, from the coding sequence ATGACGCAGATAAATCAAGAAAAAATTGCCACACTCTCGGAGTCGCGAGGGAGCGAAAATAGCGTTCCCGATCAGATTGAAAATAGTGAAAACAATAACTTTCTTAGCGCAGATGCGTTTCTCCTTACTGCCACCGGCATTGCTGCCATCGCGGGCTTTCTTTACGGCTACGACACGGGGATAATTTCTGGCGCCCTGCTGCAAATCACTCACGACTTTTCGTTAACGAGTCACGCACAGGAGATAGTCACCAGCGCCATTCTGGTCGGTGCCGTTATCGGTGCATTGTGCTGCGGTAAACTCTCGAGTGCTATCGGCCGTCGCTATACCGTCATGACCGTTGCCGGCATCTTTGCGGTAGGCGTTATCGGTTCGGGTCTGTCAACTTCAGCCGTATGGCTCGGCGTGGCACGTGTGGTTCTCGGCTTCGCCGTCGGCGGCGCTTCACAGATTGTTCCCGTCTATATCGCCGAGCTGGCTCCGCCTGCGAAACGCGGTCGACTGGTGACCTTTTTCAATATTTCTATCGGTATCGGCATTTTAACCGCAGGCCTGGTCGGCGCGTTAATGCAAGATATCTGGTCATGGCGCGTGATGTTCTCCGTCGCGGCGATCCCGGCCATTATCCTGCTGGTTCGGGATGCTGCCGATGCCGGAAAGCCCACGCTGGCTGGTCGGCCAAAAGCGAACCAAAGAGGCGCGTATCGCGTTGAACATGGTGCGTGA
- the gloB gene encoding hydroxyacylglutathione hydrolase, whose protein sequence is MNLISIPALQDNYIWLLDDQKGHCVIVDPGEAQPVLDALKQHHLTPTAIMLTHHHGDHVDGVSAIVEQFPAVKVYGPEETARKGARIILKSGDRVEIGGANWTIFATPGHTLGHISYYSAPYLFCGDTMFSAGCGRLFEGTPEQMYQSFQQLAELPDDTLVCCAHEYTVSNLKFARSILPDDSDILAHEQTVLDKRKNGQSSLPTTLGLERKINLFLRCNDVDLQKNLNVNTTITADWQVFAHLRRLKDSY, encoded by the coding sequence ATGAATCTTATCAGTATTCCGGCCTTGCAGGATAACTACATTTGGTTGCTGGATGACCAGAAAGGACATTGCGTGATTGTCGATCCGGGTGAAGCCCAGCCGGTGCTCGATGCGCTGAAACAACATCATTTAACGCCGACGGCCATCATGCTGACGCATCATCATGGCGATCACGTCGACGGAGTTAGCGCAATTGTCGAGCAGTTTCCTGCTGTAAAAGTGTACGGACCGGAAGAAACTGCCCGCAAAGGCGCTAGGATAATTCTTAAAAGCGGCGACAGGGTCGAAATCGGTGGGGCAAACTGGACGATATTTGCTACGCCGGGACACACGTTAGGTCACATTTCATACTATAGCGCACCTTACCTATTTTGCGGAGATACGATGTTTTCGGCAGGTTGCGGCCGGTTGTTCGAAGGCACGCCGGAGCAAATGTACCAATCGTTTCAACAGTTAGCTGAACTTCCCGACGATACGCTTGTCTGTTGCGCGCACGAATATACAGTCTCGAATCTTAAGTTTGCACGTTCGATTCTACCGGACGATTCCGATATTCTGGCACATGAACAAACGGTGCTGGATAAGCGTAAAAACGGACAATCATCCCTGCCGACAACCCTCGGTTTGGAACGCAAAATCAACCTATTCTTACGTTGCAATGACGTTGATTTACAAAAGAATTTAAACGTTAACACAACCATTACAGCTGACTGGCAGGTTTTTGCCCATTTACGTCGACTCAAAGATAGCTATTAA
- the rnhA gene encoding ribonuclease HI — protein sequence MRKQVEIFTDGSCLGNPGPGGYGAILRYKEHEKPFSAGYRLTTNNRMELMAAIVSLEALTTPCDVTLSTDSQYVRQGITMWIHNWKKRGWKTADKKPVKNVDLWQRLDAAIQTHTLNWLWVKGHAGHPENERCDELARLAAGNPTLDDVGYKPEK from the coding sequence ATGCGCAAACAGGTAGAAATTTTCACCGACGGATCCTGCCTCGGCAATCCGGGTCCCGGTGGTTACGGCGCAATATTGCGCTATAAAGAACATGAAAAACCCTTTAGTGCCGGTTATCGGCTGACAACCAACAATCGTATGGAACTGATGGCCGCCATCGTGTCGCTGGAAGCCCTGACGACGCCCTGCGACGTGACGCTGAGCACAGACAGTCAGTATGTACGTCAGGGTATCACGATGTGGATCCATAACTGGAAAAAACGTGGCTGGAAAACCGCCGACAAGAAACCGGTGAAAAACGTCGATTTATGGCAGCGCCTCGACGCCGCCATTCAGACTCACACGCTGAACTGGTTGTGGGTCAAGGGTCACGCAGGACATCCCGAAAACGAACGCTGTGACGAACTGGCGCGTCTTGCCGCCGGGAATCCAACGCTCGACGATGTGGGTTACAAGCCCGAAAAGTAG
- the dnaQ gene encoding DNA polymerase III subunit epsilon — translation MLTTPTRQIVLDTETTGMNKLGVHYEGHRIIEIGAVEVINRRLTGRNFHMYLKPDRLIDPEAFGVHGISDEFLADKPTFAEIADEFIDFIRGGELVIHNANFDIGFMDYEFGMLGRDIPKTETFCKITDSLLMARKLFPGKRNNLDALSDRYLIDNSKRTLHGALLDSEILAEVYLMMTGGQTLIKFSHEGERNTGADGQDIQRILRPASGLKVLYASDEELTAHESRLDLVMKKGGSCLWRPQEAAEE, via the coding sequence ATGCTAACTACCCCAACCCGACAAATTGTTCTCGATACCGAAACCACCGGTATGAACAAGCTGGGTGTCCACTATGAAGGACACCGCATCATTGAAATCGGCGCCGTCGAGGTGATAAACCGCCGTCTGACCGGCCGCAATTTCCATATGTACCTCAAGCCCGATCGCCTGATTGATCCCGAGGCTTTTGGCGTGCACGGCATCAGCGACGAGTTTCTGGCCGACAAACCGACCTTCGCCGAAATCGCCGACGAGTTCATCGACTTTATTCGCGGCGGCGAGCTGGTTATTCATAATGCGAACTTCGACATCGGCTTTATGGATTACGAGTTCGGCATGCTCGGGCGCGATATCCCGAAAACCGAGACGTTCTGCAAGATAACCGACAGCCTGTTGATGGCGCGCAAGCTGTTCCCCGGCAAGCGCAACAACCTCGATGCCCTGAGCGATCGCTATCTGATAGACAACAGCAAGCGAACGCTGCACGGCGCGCTGCTGGACTCCGAAATTCTGGCCGAAGTCTATCTGATGATGACCGGCGGGCAGACGCTTATCAAATTCTCGCACGAAGGCGAAAGAAACACCGGGGCCGACGGTCAGGACATTCAGCGTATTTTGCGCCCGGCATCGGGCCTGAAAGTGTTGTATGCCAGCGACGAAGAGCTTACGGCGCACGAGTCGCGACTGGATCTGGTCATGAAGAAGGGCGGCAGCTGTCTGTGGCGTCCGCAAGAGGCGGCGGAAGAGTAA
- a CDS encoding GntR family transcriptional regulator, whose product MTSWNGQNTAYFTEDKDDHIYNALVRSIVEHKLLPGNKLPEEALADAFSVSRTGIRRVLQRLAAVQLVTLLPKRGAHVTTPDAEESRNVFTTRKLLECANMSAVVAHCQSPHLAAMNKLLQEEKRAHEDREGTAAIRLSAAFHVQLQAISGNKVLTETVSQLTLRSSLAIAAWGAPWQQGCRCHDHDDLLELLKQRDAAALAEKMAHHFDTIVASLRFESSEGPTPDFTQIFSEVSPLPVKDRETR is encoded by the coding sequence ATGACCAGCTGGAACGGCCAGAATACGGCTTATTTTACTGAGGACAAGGACGACCACATTTACAATGCGTTGGTGCGATCGATAGTCGAACACAAGCTTTTGCCCGGCAACAAACTGCCCGAAGAGGCGCTGGCCGACGCGTTTTCCGTGAGCCGGACCGGCATTCGTCGCGTGCTGCAACGCCTCGCAGCAGTGCAACTGGTAACCCTTTTGCCCAAGCGCGGTGCACATGTCACCACGCCGGACGCCGAAGAGTCCCGCAACGTGTTTACCACCCGTAAGCTGCTGGAATGCGCCAATATGAGCGCTGTCGTCGCGCACTGTCAGTCGCCGCATCTCGCCGCCATGAACAAGCTCCTTCAAGAGGAGAAGCGCGCGCATGAAGACCGGGAAGGCACCGCCGCCATCCGACTTTCCGCCGCCTTCCATGTACAGTTACAGGCTATTTCCGGCAACAAGGTGCTGACCGAGACCGTGTCCCAGCTGACCCTGCGCTCGTCGCTGGCGATTGCCGCCTGGGGCGCGCCGTGGCAGCAGGGCTGCCGCTGCCACGATCACGATGATCTTCTCGAACTGCTTAAACAGCGTGATGCCGCCGCACTGGCAGAAAAAATGGCGCACCATTTCGACACCATCGTTGCGAGCCTGCGTTTTGAAAGCAGCGAAGGGCCAACGCCGGACTTTACGCAGATTTTCTCGGAGGTTTCGCCTCTGCCTGTTAAAGATAGGGAAACCCGCTGA
- a CDS encoding aspartate/glutamate racemase family protein: protein MSSSLCIQLINPNTSLGMTEVMAATARQVASAGTEIMAVCPDEGAPSIEGHFDEAIATLGVLQQVKAGREAGVDGHIIACFGDPGLLAARELARAPVIGIAEAAMHMATLVATRFSIVTTLPRTLVIARHLLHQYGFERHCAALHAIDLPVLALDDGSGVAQQKVREQCIKAKQQDGSGAIVLGCGGMADLAQELTLELGIPVIDGVSAAVRLIESLHALKLSTSKFGDLDYPIAKPLSGRFQDLNR, encoded by the coding sequence ATGTCTTCCTCACTCTGTATACAATTAATCAATCCCAATACCAGCCTCGGCATGACGGAAGTGATGGCCGCAACGGCACGTCAGGTCGCCTCGGCAGGCACGGAAATCATGGCCGTTTGTCCCGATGAAGGCGCACCCTCGATTGAAGGCCATTTCGACGAGGCCATCGCCACGCTCGGCGTGTTGCAGCAGGTGAAGGCAGGGCGCGAGGCGGGGGTTGACGGGCATATCATCGCCTGTTTCGGCGACCCGGGGCTGCTGGCGGCGCGCGAACTGGCGCGTGCGCCGGTCATTGGCATTGCCGAGGCCGCCATGCATATGGCTACGCTTGTGGCGACGCGCTTTTCCATCGTCACCACCTTGCCCCGTACGCTGGTGATTGCCCGCCATTTATTGCATCAGTACGGCTTCGAGCGCCACTGCGCCGCGCTGCATGCCATCGACCTGCCCGTGCTGGCGCTGGACGACGGCAGCGGCGTGGCGCAGCAAAAGGTCCGCGAGCAGTGCATCAAGGCCAAACAGCAGGACGGCAGCGGCGCTATCGTGCTGGGCTGTGGCGGCATGGCGGATTTGGCACAGGAGTTGACCCTCGAGTTGGGGATTCCGGTCATTGACGGCGTCAGCGCGGCGGTGCGGCTGATTGAGTCGCTGCATGCCCTGAAGCTTTCGACCAGCAAGTTCGGCGACCTCGATTACCCGATTGCCAAACCGCTTTCCGGCCGCTTCCAGGATCTCAATCGTTGA
- the puuE gene encoding allantoinase PuuE produces MSDIDYGFTRDYPRDLIGYAGRPPHARWPNDARIAVQFVLNYEEGGENNVLHGDAGSEQFLSDIIGAASFPDRHMSMDSLYEYGSRAGFWRIHQEFQKRGLPLTVFGVAMALARNPEVVEAIKQADYDVVSHGWRWIHYQDMSEAQETEHMRKAVAILEDLFGTKPLGWYTGRDSPNTRKLVVEQGGFQYDSDYYGDDLPFWTPVKLDSGEVKQHLVIPYTLETNDMRFASPQGFNTGEQFYTYLKDSFDVLYAEGETSPKMMSIGMHCRILGRPGRFRALQRFLDYVQSHDSVWVCKRQEIADHWVRHHPADN; encoded by the coding sequence ATGTCTGATATCGATTACGGCTTTACCCGCGACTATCCCCGCGACCTGATTGGCTATGCCGGTCGTCCGCCTCACGCCCGCTGGCCGAACGACGCACGGATCGCCGTCCAGTTTGTCCTGAATTATGAAGAGGGCGGCGAGAACAACGTGCTGCACGGCGATGCAGGTTCAGAACAGTTTTTGTCGGATATCATCGGCGCGGCCAGCTTCCCCGACAGGCATATGTCGATGGATTCGCTGTATGAATACGGTTCGCGCGCCGGTTTCTGGCGCATCCATCAGGAGTTTCAGAAAAGGGGCTTACCGCTGACCGTGTTTGGTGTGGCCATGGCGCTGGCGCGCAATCCCGAGGTGGTCGAGGCGATTAAACAGGCGGATTACGACGTGGTCAGCCACGGCTGGCGCTGGATTCATTATCAGGACATGAGTGAAGCGCAGGAAACGGAGCACATGCGCAAGGCGGTCGCCATTCTGGAGGATCTTTTCGGCACTAAACCGTTGGGCTGGTATACGGGGCGCGACAGTCCAAACACTCGCAAGCTGGTGGTTGAGCAGGGCGGATTCCAGTATGACAGCGACTACTACGGCGACGATCTGCCGTTCTGGACACCGGTAAAACTCGATTCCGGCGAAGTGAAGCAGCATCTGGTCATCCCTTACACGCTCGAAACCAACGATATGCGTTTTGCTTCTCCGCAGGGATTCAACACCGGCGAGCAGTTCTATACCTATCTGAAAGACAGCTTCGACGTGCTGTATGCCGAAGGCGAGACTTCGCCGAAGATGATGTCGATTGGTATGCACTGCCGCATTCTGGGTCGCCCGGGCCGTTTCCGCGCGTTGCAGCGATTCCTTGACTATGTGCAGTCACACGATAGCGTCTGGGTCTGTAAACGTCAGGAAATCGCCGACCACTGGGTCAGGCATCACCCGGCCGATAACTAA
- the hpxZ gene encoding oxalurate catabolism protein HpxZ, with the protein MKSEHIDRPAILAEVNAAFYRYEKALITNDTVVLDELFWHDPRTVRYGAGENLYGIEEIREFRASRPSQGLDRELQNTVITTFGDDMAIASTEFRREGSDKVGRQMQTWVKMPSGWRIVAAHVSLMV; encoded by the coding sequence ATGAAAAGTGAACATATCGATCGCCCCGCCATACTGGCGGAAGTCAACGCAGCCTTTTATCGCTATGAAAAGGCGCTGATTACCAACGATACGGTGGTGCTGGATGAACTGTTCTGGCATGACCCGCGTACCGTGCGCTATGGCGCGGGCGAAAACCTTTACGGCATCGAGGAGATCCGCGAATTTCGCGCCTCACGTCCATCACAGGGGCTTGACCGCGAATTGCAGAACACGGTCATTACCACTTTTGGGGATGACATGGCGATTGCCAGCACCGAGTTTCGGCGCGAAGGCAGCGACAAGGTGGGTCGTCAGATGCAGACGTGGGTAAAAATGCCGAGCGGCTGGCGCATCGTCGCAGCCCACGTCAGTCTGATGGTTTAA
- the hpxX gene encoding oxalurate catabolism protein HpxX — MKTDSTPRDVDWAAYVSQMEAVLALELDDARRQELLAQFTRIAQMAQPLMDLPLDPLLEIAGVYRA, encoded by the coding sequence ATGAAAACAGACTCTACTCCACGTGATGTCGATTGGGCGGCCTATGTCAGCCAGATGGAAGCCGTGCTGGCGCTGGAACTCGATGACGCGCGTCGTCAGGAATTGCTGGCTCAGTTCACCCGCATTGCACAAATGGCGCAGCCGCTGATGGATCTGCCGCTCGACCCGCTTCTCGAGATTGCGGGGGTTTATCGCGCATGA
- a CDS encoding gamma-glutamyltransferase family protein, with amino-acid sequence MINSNSAPLGMAVTPHHLASQSALAVLREGGNAIEAMVAAAATIAVVYPHMNGLGGDGFWLIVPPQGNPVAIDASGAAGSLASLDFYTGESHIPHRGPKAALTVAGTVGGWQEALNVSAEFGGEQKPLSRLLRDAVRYAADGFPVTASQEAATHSKRSELESIAGFADAFLPQGEVPPCGHRFTQPKIASTLLQLSEEGLDSFYRGNLAASLAADMQKLGMPVTAEDLAAYRPQRRTPLKLKHSKGEIYNLTPPTQGLVSLAILGLTDRLNLAAMDEGATIHSIVEATKLAFGLRDRFITDPRMMTQDAQALLDPAYLDALATRINPHRAADWGKGKGPGDTVWMGVMDSSGLAVSFIQSIYHEFGSGVVLPESGIMWQNRGASFSLDADHLLALAPGKQPFHTLNPAAARLYDGRTLVYGAMGGDGQPQTQAAVFIRHVIQGKSLQESISGPRWLLGRTWGQSSDSLKMESRFTYTTLAGLRQRGHDVEMLPEFSEAVGHAGAIVRHTNGMFEGASDPRSNGSAAGF; translated from the coding sequence ATGATTAACAGTAACAGCGCACCGCTTGGCATGGCGGTCACTCCTCATCACCTCGCCAGTCAAAGCGCATTGGCGGTTCTGCGGGAAGGCGGCAACGCCATCGAAGCCATGGTGGCGGCAGCCGCGACCATCGCCGTGGTGTATCCACACATGAACGGGCTGGGTGGCGACGGTTTCTGGCTTATCGTGCCGCCGCAGGGCAACCCGGTCGCTATCGACGCCAGCGGGGCTGCCGGTTCGCTGGCCTCTCTCGATTTCTATACAGGCGAAAGCCATATTCCGCATCGTGGCCCGAAAGCCGCGCTGACGGTGGCCGGTACCGTCGGCGGCTGGCAGGAGGCGCTTAACGTATCCGCAGAATTCGGCGGTGAACAAAAGCCGCTGTCGCGGTTGCTGCGCGACGCCGTGCGCTACGCGGCAGACGGGTTTCCGGTTACGGCCTCGCAGGAAGCGGCTACCCACAGCAAGCGCAGCGAACTGGAGTCGATAGCTGGATTCGCCGATGCCTTTCTGCCACAGGGCGAGGTGCCGCCTTGCGGGCATCGTTTTACCCAACCTAAAATTGCTTCAACGCTGCTGCAACTGAGCGAAGAAGGACTGGACAGCTTCTATCGCGGCAATCTGGCCGCCAGTCTGGCCGCCGACATGCAAAAGCTGGGAATGCCGGTGACGGCGGAGGATCTGGCGGCTTATCGCCCGCAGCGCCGCACGCCGCTGAAACTCAAGCACAGCAAAGGCGAAATTTATAATCTCACCCCGCCGACACAGGGTCTGGTATCGCTGGCCATCCTCGGCCTCACCGACCGCCTGAATCTCGCGGCGATGGATGAAGGCGCGACCATTCACTCCATCGTCGAAGCCACCAAGCTGGCGTTTGGCCTGCGCGACCGCTTTATCACCGATCCGCGCATGATGACGCAAGACGCGCAGGCGCTGCTGGATCCGGCCTACCTCGACGCGCTGGCGACCCGCATCAACCCGCATCGCGCCGCCGACTGGGGCAAGGGCAAAGGACCGGGCGACACCGTCTGGATGGGCGTAATGGACAGCAGCGGGCTGGCCGTGTCCTTTATTCAAAGCATTTATCACGAATTCGGCAGCGGCGTGGTGTTGCCGGAAAGCGGCATCATGTGGCAAAACCGGGGAGCCTCTTTCTCGCTCGATGCCGATCATCTGCTGGCGCTGGCACCGGGCAAACAGCCTTTCCACACGCTCAACCCTGCCGCTGCCCGCCTGTATGACGGCCGCACCCTGGTGTATGGCGCGATGGGCGGCGACGGACAACCGCAAACGCAGGCCGCCGTATTTATTCGCCACGTCATTCAGGGCAAATCGTTGCAGGAGTCGATTAGCGGGCCGCGCTGGCTGCTCGGCCGAACCTGGGGACAGAGTTCGGACTCCCTGAAAATGGAAAGTCGCTTTACCTACACCACGCTCGCGGGGCTGCGTCAGCGGGGTCACGACGTCGAGATGCTGCCGGAATTCAGTGAGGCGGTCGGTCACGCGGGCGCGATAGTCCGTCATACCAACGGCATGTTCGAAGGTGCGTCCGATCCGCGCAGCAACGGCAGCGCCGCCGGGTTTTAA
- a CDS encoding transporter substrate-binding domain-containing protein: MKMNKRLVAWVGAAMLMIQAPLALADQLTDIQQRGVLRVAIPQDFPPFGSIGTDMQPQGYDIDMAQYLATKMKLKLQLVPVSSANRVPYLQTDKVDLVISSLGKNPEREKVIDFSKAYAPFFLGVFGAKGDALADVKQLSGKSIGVTRGAVEDLVLTDIAPKDAKIERYEDNNTTLSAYLSGQVQFIATGNLVVAAIARANPQKAPESKVLLKDSPCFIGMRKDEPALKARVDALIDEALKDKTLNGLSEKWMKAPLPANLGA, translated from the coding sequence ATGAAAATGAACAAACGGTTAGTGGCGTGGGTTGGTGCAGCTATGTTGATGATTCAGGCACCGCTGGCGCTGGCCGATCAGTTAACGGATATCCAGCAGCGCGGCGTGCTGCGCGTGGCTATTCCTCAAGACTTCCCGCCGTTTGGGTCCATCGGGACCGATATGCAGCCACAGGGTTATGACATCGACATGGCGCAGTATCTGGCGACCAAGATGAAACTTAAGTTGCAGCTGGTGCCCGTTTCCAGCGCCAACCGCGTGCCTTATCTGCAAACCGACAAAGTGGATCTGGTTATCTCAAGTCTGGGTAAAAATCCGGAACGCGAGAAAGTGATCGATTTCAGCAAGGCCTACGCGCCGTTCTTCCTTGGCGTGTTTGGCGCGAAAGGCGATGCACTGGCCGATGTGAAGCAGCTTTCCGGTAAATCCATCGGCGTAACGCGCGGGGCCGTCGAAGATCTGGTGCTGACCGATATCGCGCCGAAAGACGCCAAAATCGAACGTTACGAAGATAACAACACCACGCTTTCTGCCTATCTGTCCGGTCAGGTGCAGTTCATTGCCACGGGCAATCTGGTTGTGGCGGCCATCGCACGCGCCAACCCGCAGAAAGCGCCGGAGTCGAAAGTCTTGCTGAAAGATTCGCCGTGCTTTATCGGCATGCGCAAAGACGAGCCTGCGCTAAAAGCCAGGGTGGATGCGTTGATTGACGAAGCGCTGAAAGACAAAACGCTGAATGGTCTGTCCGAAAAATGGATGAAAGCCCCTCTGCCAGCCAATCTGGGTGCTTGA